A window of the Aquarana catesbeiana isolate 2022-GZ linkage group LG05, ASM4218655v1, whole genome shotgun sequence genome harbors these coding sequences:
- the LOC141145761 gene encoding ly6/PLAUR domain-containing protein 2-like encodes MKHIINAITIAECYKTREPKGTPTENTMKIAGLVYLSAMALCLQQAGSLQCYWCLTPTPGDKCRTVKNCSEEQQWCFTTVIGPTSSGYPFQGSRTVIRDCAETCKPSNPNNLGTTTPTLCCQNDTCNVMSRAQATTTGDRVFTAILLAVILELKGR; translated from the exons atgaagcaCATAATTAACGCAATAACAATAGCCGAGTGCTATAAAACAAGGGAACCTAAAGGAACTCCAACAGAAAACACCATGAAGATAGCTGGACTGGTTTATTTGTCTGCCATGGCCCTCTGTCTGCAGCAAG CCGGCTCCCTTCAGTGCTATTGGTGTCTGACCCCCACACCCGGTGATAAGTGTCGGACGGTAAAGAACTGTTCCGAGGAGCAGCAGTGGTGCTTCACTACCGTCATTGGTCCCACCTCATCTG GTTATCCTTTTCAGGGGTCGAGGACAGTGATCCGCGACTGCGCAGAGACATGTAAGCCCAGCAACCCCAACAATCTGGGGACCACCACTCCCACGCTCTGCTGCCAGAATGACACGTGTAACGTGATGAGCCGAGCCCAGGCCACGACAACTGGAGATCGGGTGTTCACTGCCATCCTATTGGCTGTTATCCTTGAGCTTAAAGGCAGATGA